In the genome of Armatimonadota bacterium, one region contains:
- a CDS encoding S9 family peptidase, with protein sequence MLRRLAWAFILLPVLAPAQPWSPPVDSDLKFDDLFPRQPFFGKTARSIEWSGDDRYFGYLWNPYEVRGNDLWVYDAKSGKSLAVTSIEVMSEFDTDAKKAAERFRKEDRERDERLKLDEKSYRETMIKLRKEDEQRKEPLPSYNGVSEYAWSHKGHEVLFVYKGDLFRWKADDKKPTRLTKTRDSEGDVKWMADDSGFYFRRGEGLYMMRFDQAYIEQLNPKLPDNLPFQSYSLSPDGTKMMLYVEKSGTYKPIEWMTYKNRFGQVRRQNQALGTSDEKLQEERHLFLFDLTKGQDEKPWKVWSWKSEGDELKDASFGEDPWSPDSKRFAFATYDTASREIELQVADLSTQKLEAVHKTTFPGESSSAVQCSPVWTPDGKGVVALFETTGWRLPWLVDPLTKTAKALCQGEFEAYPVKVSPDGKSLIVVSTALDPARSQIYRVDIASGDMKRVSQETGDYGTPRVSHQGNAMVATFKNWSRPVETYVVSDSRQVQLTKSHREGAFEKVNKLRPELFTFKNRNGQTIHGFAFLPPGFKKDDKRPCMVYTYGGPLGNGNTVSDGTFASTEYLLNMYLAYAMGYVAVAIDPRGSSGYGAAFVRASFGHVGEVQSQDLVDCAKFCQSEWGVDPKKMALNGWSFGGWQTQYTMYHDPDVFTLGIAGAGPTEWQNYNQWYSQETIAVQPEGKVDELDKFSLTKVAMNLKHPLLLLHGMDDDNVLFVHTINVYRVLCQYGLAPLVELVVDPTGSHGLGGDLNRRDTLAVYVEFLIKHWGNPKPKN encoded by the coding sequence ATGCTTCGACGCCTTGCGTGGGCCTTCATCCTCCTGCCCGTGCTCGCACCCGCCCAACCGTGGTCGCCGCCCGTCGATTCGGACCTCAAGTTCGACGACCTGTTCCCCCGCCAGCCGTTTTTCGGGAAGACGGCGCGGTCGATCGAGTGGTCCGGTGACGACCGGTACTTCGGCTACCTGTGGAACCCGTACGAGGTCCGAGGCAACGACCTCTGGGTGTACGACGCAAAGAGCGGCAAGTCGCTGGCGGTGACGTCGATCGAAGTGATGTCCGAGTTCGATACGGACGCGAAGAAGGCGGCAGAGCGCTTCCGAAAGGAGGACAGGGAGCGGGACGAGCGCTTGAAGCTCGACGAGAAGTCGTACCGGGAAACGATGATCAAGTTGCGCAAAGAGGACGAGCAAAGGAAAGAACCGCTGCCCTCGTACAACGGCGTTTCGGAATACGCGTGGTCGCACAAGGGGCACGAAGTGCTCTTCGTGTACAAGGGAGACCTCTTCCGCTGGAAGGCCGATGACAAGAAGCCGACCCGGTTGACGAAAACGCGGGACTCGGAGGGCGACGTCAAATGGATGGCGGACGACAGCGGCTTCTACTTCCGTCGAGGCGAAGGGCTTTACATGATGAGGTTCGACCAAGCCTACATCGAGCAGTTGAACCCGAAGCTTCCGGACAACCTCCCGTTCCAAAGCTACTCTTTGAGCCCGGACGGGACGAAGATGATGCTGTACGTCGAAAAATCGGGGACGTACAAACCGATCGAGTGGATGACTTACAAGAACCGGTTCGGCCAAGTCCGGCGACAGAACCAGGCCCTTGGGACGTCCGACGAAAAGCTGCAGGAAGAGCGTCACCTCTTCCTCTTCGACTTGACCAAGGGTCAGGACGAAAAGCCCTGGAAGGTCTGGAGCTGGAAGAGCGAGGGCGACGAACTGAAGGACGCCAGCTTTGGTGAAGACCCGTGGTCGCCCGATTCGAAACGATTCGCCTTCGCGACCTACGATACGGCCAGCCGCGAGATCGAGCTGCAGGTGGCGGACCTTTCCACGCAGAAGTTGGAAGCGGTCCACAAGACGACGTTCCCTGGCGAAAGCAGCAGCGCCGTCCAGTGCAGCCCGGTCTGGACCCCCGACGGAAAGGGCGTGGTCGCACTGTTCGAGACGACCGGATGGCGGCTCCCGTGGTTGGTCGATCCGCTGACGAAAACGGCCAAAGCGCTTTGCCAAGGCGAGTTCGAAGCGTATCCGGTTAAGGTGTCTCCCGACGGAAAGTCGCTGATCGTTGTCTCGACCGCTTTGGATCCGGCGCGGAGCCAGATCTATCGCGTCGACATCGCGTCGGGCGACATGAAGAGGGTTTCCCAGGAGACCGGCGACTATGGCACGCCGCGTGTCTCGCACCAAGGGAACGCGATGGTCGCGACCTTCAAGAACTGGTCGCGTCCGGTCGAGACGTACGTGGTCTCCGACAGTCGCCAGGTGCAGTTGACGAAGTCGCACCGCGAGGGCGCTTTCGAAAAGGTCAATAAGCTTCGGCCAGAGCTGTTCACGTTCAAGAACCGGAACGGCCAGACGATCCACGGCTTTGCGTTCCTCCCTCCGGGCTTCAAAAAGGACGACAAGCGGCCTTGCATGGTCTACACGTACGGTGGGCCGCTGGGCAACGGTAACACGGTTTCTGACGGTACGTTCGCTTCGACCGAGTACCTCTTGAACATGTATCTGGCCTACGCGATGGGCTATGTCGCGGTCGCGATCGACCCCAGAGGCTCCAGCGGTTACGGCGCGGCCTTCGTGCGGGCGTCGTTCGGCCACGTCGGCGAAGTCCAGTCGCAAGACCTCGTGGATTGCGCCAAGTTCTGCCAGAGCGAATGGGGCGTCGACCCGAAGAAGATGGCGTTGAACGGGTGGTCGTTCGGCGGTTGGCAGACCCAGTACACGATGTACCACGACCCGGACGTCTTTACGCTCGGGATCGCCGGCGCCGGACCGACCGAATGGCAGAACTATAACCAGTGGTACTCGCAAGAGACGATCGCCGTCCAGCCGGAAGGAAAGGTCGACGAGCTCGACAAGTTTTCACTGACGAAAGTGGCGATGAACTTGAAGCACCCGCTTTTGCTGCTTCACGGCATGGACGACGACAACGTCCTGTTCGTCCATACGATCAACGTCTATCGGGTCCTGTGCCAATACGGACTCGCGCCGCTGGTCGAACTCGTCGTCGACCCGACGGGGAGCCACGGACTCGGTGGCGACCTGAACCGGCGCGACACGCTGGCGGTCTACGTCGAGTTCCTGATCAAACACTGGGGCAATCCGAAGCCGAAGAACTGA
- the add gene encoding adenosine deaminase: protein MDQAQTLQFVRDMPKVELHVHVEGSIRPETVLDLARRNAVDLPADTVEGLRDWYSFRDFKHFVEVYVAVSRCVQTPEDIETVFREFLAGQARQNVRHTEATYTACTIEKYAGIPWDEQRDAIANAVAWGRRELGTSLGVILDIVRGDPPERAAQVLEWVEDGKSSGVVALGLAGMEWLGTKQYAEVFQEARRKGVPLIAHAGETTGPEAVWDVLEAGALRVGHGVRCYEDPRLVEHLRERAVHLEVSPTSNVCLGVFPDYASHPLRRMVDDGLNVSVNSDDPPMFSTSVTSEWETAVREFGFDAAMAASVTMNAVEAALLTEPEKAALRSTVDQAAGLCQV, encoded by the coding sequence ATGGATCAGGCCCAGACGCTTCAGTTCGTCCGCGACATGCCCAAAGTGGAACTCCACGTCCACGTCGAAGGGTCGATCCGCCCGGAAACCGTCCTCGACCTGGCCCGTCGAAACGCGGTCGACCTCCCGGCCGACACGGTCGAAGGACTCCGGGACTGGTACAGCTTCCGTGATTTCAAGCACTTCGTCGAGGTGTACGTCGCCGTTAGCCGGTGCGTCCAAACCCCGGAAGACATCGAGACGGTGTTCCGGGAGTTCCTCGCCGGTCAAGCCCGTCAGAACGTGCGCCACACGGAGGCGACGTACACCGCTTGCACGATCGAGAAGTACGCGGGCATCCCGTGGGACGAGCAACGGGACGCGATCGCCAACGCCGTCGCTTGGGGGCGAAGGGAACTCGGGACCTCACTGGGCGTGATCCTGGACATCGTTCGGGGAGACCCGCCCGAACGTGCCGCCCAAGTCCTTGAATGGGTCGAAGACGGCAAATCGTCCGGCGTCGTCGCTCTCGGCCTGGCCGGCATGGAGTGGCTCGGGACGAAGCAGTACGCAGAGGTGTTCCAGGAAGCCCGGCGCAAAGGGGTCCCCCTCATCGCCCACGCCGGCGAGACGACAGGGCCTGAAGCCGTCTGGGACGTGCTCGAAGCAGGAGCCTTGAGGGTCGGTCACGGCGTCCGGTGCTATGAAGACCCGCGCCTTGTCGAACACCTGCGCGAAAGGGCCGTCCATCTCGAAGTCAGTCCGACGAGCAACGTCTGCCTCGGCGTGTTCCCTGACTACGCCTCACACCCGCTCAGAAGGATGGTGGACGACGGGCTCAACGTCAGTGTCAACTCCGACGATCCGCCCATGTTCTCGACTTCGGTCACAAGCGAGTGGGAGACCGCCGTCCGGGAATTCGGGTTCGACGCCGCGATGGCCGCGTCCGTCACGATGAACGCGGTGGAAGCGGCCCTTCTGACCGAACCTGAAAAGGCCGCCTTGCGCAGCACAGTGGACCAAGCGGCCGGCCTCTGCCAGGTGTGA
- a CDS encoding histidine phosphatase family protein, with the protein MRVLLVRHGQTVWNASNRAQGHTDIELNETGRVQAARLARRLTDMKVDVVLSSDLVRCRQTLAPFRALRPGLTVEERSDLRERTFGRMEGEDYSVLHEWMREEGLRTGKPEREVRPPGGESMDDVWIRLNAVEDRIRSEDRCVLVVSHGGALAQLIAKLIRGGHDAPRAFRFENCGLTELTRRPDGFYVISRLNDCKHLEAPVEVA; encoded by the coding sequence ATGCGCGTCCTCCTTGTCCGTCACGGCCAGACGGTCTGGAACGCATCGAACCGGGCTCAGGGGCACACGGACATCGAACTGAACGAGACCGGTAGGGTCCAGGCGGCACGCTTGGCCCGCAGGCTCACGGACATGAAGGTCGACGTCGTCCTGTCCAGCGACCTCGTGCGTTGCCGACAGACCTTGGCACCGTTCCGGGCCCTCCGACCTGGTTTGACCGTCGAAGAGCGTTCCGACCTACGAGAGCGGACGTTCGGACGCATGGAAGGCGAGGACTACAGCGTCCTTCACGAGTGGATGCGTGAGGAGGGGCTCCGGACAGGGAAACCGGAGCGCGAAGTCCGTCCTCCCGGCGGAGAGTCGATGGACGACGTCTGGATCCGGCTGAACGCCGTCGAGGACCGGATCCGGAGCGAGGACCGGTGCGTCCTGGTCGTGTCGCACGGCGGTGCCTTGGCCCAACTCATCGCAAAGCTCATCCGCGGCGGTCACGATGCCCCACGGGCCTTCCGGTTCGAGAACTGCGGGCTCACGGAACTGACGCGAAGGCCGGACGGTTTCTACGTCATCTCCCGGTTAAACGACTGCAAACACCTCGAGGCGCCTGTTGAAGTGGCGTGA
- a CDS encoding cyclic nucleotide-binding domain-containing protein, which produces MESQRLDVFRQNYLVSGLPADRIDEIASLATFETRLPQDSVCRKGEKCGDLFVVLDGRVNITSENGEKLAEIGPGAVIGEVALVDDQPRSANAVCINAVHFARLPARELRAYMVQNKDVGFTMLANLARVLSTRLRTTDAVIDDLAGKNRDPWDFAT; this is translated from the coding sequence ATGGAGAGCCAGCGACTCGACGTCTTTCGGCAGAACTACCTGGTGTCCGGACTCCCGGCCGACCGGATCGATGAAATCGCGTCTCTCGCGACGTTCGAGACACGGCTGCCTCAGGACTCCGTCTGCAGGAAGGGCGAAAAGTGCGGCGACCTGTTCGTCGTCCTTGACGGCCGGGTCAACATCACCAGCGAGAACGGTGAAAAACTGGCCGAGATCGGGCCTGGGGCGGTCATCGGTGAAGTCGCCTTGGTCGACGACCAACCTCGCAGCGCGAACGCGGTCTGCATCAACGCCGTCCATTTCGCCCGTCTTCCCGCCCGCGAACTCCGGGCGTACATGGTCCAGAACAAGGACGTAGGGTTCACGATGCTCGCGAACCTGGCAAGGGTTTTGAGCACGAGGCTCCGGACGACCGACGCGGTGATCGACGACCTGGCGGGCAAGAACCGGGATCCCTGGGACTTCGCGACCTGA